The genomic DNA TTCTCGAGCAAATATCACATGACGACCATTGACCTTATTCTCCGGTCCACGTATCGAAATCCAATCTCCAGTCCGAAGTTCCACATCGCGAAATTGTTTGGCTGGTCCCAAATCCGCCACGACGACATGTCCTTGTGTCGTGCTCAGTAACACAACCAAGTGTTCCTGTCCGGTGTCTCGCACGAGGACCTTCTTCATCTGGCCGATTTCGCCGCTGACATGCCTCCACGACTCCATAGAGTTGTAGGGGGGCGATTGTCGATCGCCACCCAAGTTCAACGATTGTTCCATCGACTGTTCTCGTAACGGGTAACTACCTTCCGTGGTCTCGGATTGCTGTGACCAAGCATCAGCGGTATAGCAGAAGGTCATGAATCCCAAGCCCGCGAGCGGCAACGCGACACGAAGCAATAACGTAGTCATGATGTGTTCCTTTCACGTTATGAAGATGAAAATAAACTGATCGCCGCACCGGCAAAAACCGTCGTGCTCATGCGCCATCGATAAATTTCGCAAGGGCCATACCAAGACGATGTGACGACTGTTTGGCATGGCCATCGACTCATTCCCTCACGTTCCGCAGGGCAACGCGAGACACGGACATGACGTCGCTTAAAAACGGCAGCGGACACACTGTCTCCATACATCGGAATAACCTGTTTGTGGACGACGCTTGTGTCTCATCACAGATAAGACTTGCCGAAGCGCGGCACCGATGTTGCGTCCTTCTCCCGGAAGTATCGGTACAAGGAGAATCGTGAGGAAGAAGATGTTTGCAGCTTTCACATCTTCACGATCATCCGGCTGATCGCCACGATGGTTGTTGTGCCGGTGATTGCAGACTGATCAGCGCGCAGGGTCTTCTCTCGAAGAAGTACGGCAGATCTGTCTTGTGAAACGGACAACCTGTCCGATCAGGCACATCGTGCCCTCTGTATCCTGCGTACTGCCAACTCTACAGAGAGGATCTTCATGGCGCTATCATTTGACACCCCACTCATTGACACCCCACTCGATCCCACTGTACCGGTACCGTGATCGTCGAATGGAAATACCGAGACAAATACATGGGGGACCACATGAATCCGAGTCACAATGGAAAAGGAAAACGCGAAGTCGTCGTCGTGACGGGCGCCTCAGCAGGGGTCGGCAGAGCGATCGCCAGAGAGTTTGCCGCGCACGGCGCTTGCGTCGTCCTGTTGGCCCGCAGCCGAGACGGCCTGGAAGGAGCCAGGCAGGATGTCGAACGCCTTGGGGGTCGGGCTTTGCCGATTCTGACGGACGTCTCCGACGACCTGCAAGTGGAAGCGGCGGCGGATCGAGCAGAACGAGAGTTCGGCCCCATCGATATCTGGATCAATAATGCCATGGTGTCTGTTTTGTCGCCGGCGCTCCAGATGACGGCGGCAGACTACCGGCGAGTGACGGAGGTCACGTATCTGGGATACGTGTACGGAACCTTGGCGGCTTTGCGCCGCATGGTGCCGAGGGATCGCGGCATCGTCGTGCAAATCGGGTCCGCCCTGGCCTACCGAGCCATCCCACTGCAATCCGCCTATTGCGGCGCCAAACATGCGATTCAGGGGTTCACGGAATCGCTTCGTTCGGAGCTCATTCATGACAAGAGTCGCGTCCATCTGTCGATCGTCCAATTGCCGGCGGTCAATACGCCGCAATTTTCCTGGATCAAGACCCGGATGCCGAATCACCCCCAGCCGGTGCCGCCGATCTTTCAACCGGAAGTCATTGCCAGATCCGTGTACTGGGTCGCCCATCATCCACGACGCGAGTTCACGATAGGCATGTCCGCGGTGCAAGCGATCCTCGGCGATAAATTCATCCCCGGGATCTTGGATCACTATTTGGCGTACATGGGATACGGCGCTCAGCAAACACAGGAGCCGGTGGAGCCCGATCGTCCGAACAATCTCTACGATCCCTTGCCCGGTGACTATGGCGCAAGAGGAGAGTTCGACGGCCGTTCCACCGACTACAGTGTCCAAGCTTGGATCAATCGCTACCGCGGTTGGTTGGCGCTGGGACTAAGCCTGGGAGCGTTATCGTCTCTGTATTGTGCGTCCAGAAGGTCGGCATGAGGTCCACGGCTCTCGTCTTCAATCACGTGAATGACGCCTTACGGTACCGATATTCACTATGATACCGGACCTGATCGCCGCTCGATCCCAGATGGCCATGTCCCTGGGCTTCCATATCGTCTTTGCCGCGCTGGGCATCGCGATGCCGGTCCTGATGGCCGTCGCAGAGTGGCGCTGGCTGAAAACGAAGGATGAAGAATCTCTCGCGCTGGCGAAGCGATGGTCGAAAGGGACTGCGATTTTGTTCGCGGTCGGCGCCGTGTCCGGAACCGTGCTTTCGTTCGAGTTGGGCTTGCTTTGGCCGTCATTCATGGAACGGGCCGGTCCAGTCGTCGGGCCTCTCTTCGGGCTGGAAGGGTTTGCGTTCTTCACGGAAGCCATCTTTCTCGGGATCTATCTCTACGGCTGGTCGCGGATCTCGCCGCTCGCGCATTTTATATCCGGTCTCATCGTCGCGGCGAGCGGAATCGCGTCCGCCGTCTTCGTCATCGCGGTCAATGCCTGGATGAATGCGCCCACCGGCTTCGATCTCACCGACGGCAAGCTCACCAATGTCCGACCCTTAGTTCCGCTCTTGCACCCGCTGGCCGTTCAGGAATCGTTGCATATGTTGCTTGCGGCCTTTGCCTCGACAGGATTTCTCGTGGCCGGCGTGCACGCGTTTCTTCTCCTGCGCCGTCCGTCGGATCAATTTCACCGGAATGCGATCGCCATCGCGCTGGGGGTCGGCGGGATTCCCGCCCTCCTTCAACCGTTAAGCGGGGACTTCATCGCTCGAGCGGTCGCCGATCACCAGCCGGCGAAGCTGGCCGCGATGGAATCGCTCTTCACCACGGAAGCCGGAGCGGATTTCGTCCTCTTCGGACTTCCTGATGCTTCCATGCAAACCATCGACTATGCGGTGATGA from Nitrospira sp. includes the following:
- a CDS encoding Cytochrome d ubiquinol oxidase subunit I produces the protein MIPDLIAARSQMAMSLGFHIVFAALGIAMPVLMAVAEWRWLKTKDEESLALAKRWSKGTAILFAVGAVSGTVLSFELGLLWPSFMERAGPVVGPLFGLEGFAFFTEAIFLGIYLYGWSRISPLAHFISGLIVAASGIASAVFVIAVNAWMNAPTGFDLTDGKLTNVRPLVPLLHPLAVQESLHMLLAAFASTGFLVAGVHAFLLLRRPSDQFHRNAIAIALGVGGIPALLQPLSGDFIARAVADHQPAKLAAMESLFTTEAGADFVLFGLPDASMQTIDYAVMIPNGLSLLLHGDSRAVVPGLDRIPREDWPPVAVTHVAFQLMVTCGVIMAGVTIWAGWRWWNGQLERSRRLLRALVITAPLGFIAIEAGWVVTEVGRQPWIIQGLMRTSKAVTPMPGLWIPMMTFSALYVVLAGVVVWAIWRHIAAAAVVSERREERRAA
- a CDS encoding Oxidoreductase, short-chain dehydrogenase/reductase family; the protein is MGDHMNPSHNGKGKREVVVVTGASAGVGRAIAREFAAHGACVVLLARSRDGLEGARQDVERLGGRALPILTDVSDDLQVEAAADRAEREFGPIDIWINNAMVSVLSPALQMTAADYRRVTEVTYLGYVYGTLAALRRMVPRDRGIVVQIGSALAYRAIPLQSAYCGAKHAIQGFTESLRSELIHDKSRVHLSIVQLPAVNTPQFSWIKTRMPNHPQPVPPIFQPEVIARSVYWVAHHPRREFTIGMSAVQAILGDKFIPGILDHYLAYMGYGAQQTQEPVEPDRPNNLYDPLPGDYGARGEFDGRSTDYSVQAWINRYRGWLALGLSLGALSSLYCASRRSA